A stretch of Pseudophryne corroboree isolate aPseCor3 chromosome 9, aPseCor3.hap2, whole genome shotgun sequence DNA encodes these proteins:
- the ZNF326 gene encoding DBIRD complex subunit ZNF326, which yields MEREYGHGSYGRSMDSFAMDNSGDRFGPYESFDSRSSVGGRDLYRSGYGYNESDQGYGDSYDDRYENPYRSSVDSFEGRNQGGSSWDPSFTRAKVRTGFMEDRGRDTYSSYGGFSSPYMKPAAVGSRGRGMPAYPDGAFGGRSNDAFGGPAAGRGRGRGGQTGRGMRRPGGADYKAQSMSGGMARGLKRKMGQPFKQPVGFNKKQKLSKPGGNPNAKATPAPEPVDPEEEEKRRTEARREKQRRRREKNSEKYGDGMAFTCSFCKFRSFDEKGIEEHLESPAHQEMLDHIQKQTKFDKPVMEFLHECIVNKFKKTAARKAQSTQNEAAKAPEKDIMEGVTADDHMIKVETVHCSACSIYVPALHSSVQLHLKSVDHSKSKLAYKDQIKRESILTATSILNNPLVKARYELYLKGENPFEIQTEEAAQAESAAEEAAEEVPVDTGATEITGEQETEDFTADPLSTSDDI from the exons ATGGAACGTGAATATGGGCATGGCTCTTATGGCCGTAGTATGGACAGCTTTGCAATGGATAACTCCGGTGACAG GTTTGGACCTTATGAGTCTTTTGACTCCAGGTCTTCTGTGGGTGGGCGAGATCTGTACAGATCTGGCTATGGTTATAATGAATCCGATCAAGGCTACGGAGATAGTTATGATGATCGATATGAGAACCCGTACCGGAGTAGCGTTGACTCTTTTGAAGGTAGAAACCAGGGCGGGTCTAGCTGGGATCCGTCTTTCACACGAGCAAAAGTGAGGACTGGGTTTATGGAGGACAGAGGAAGAGACACTTACTCTTCCTACGGTGGTTTTTCTTCACCCTATATGAAGCCTGCAGCAGTAGGCTCTCGGGGAAGAGGAATGCCTGCTTACCCCGACGGTGCATTTGGCGGCAGAAGCAATGATGCTTTTGGAGGACCAGCAGCAGGCAGAGGCCGTGGCAGAGGAGGA CAAACTGGTCGTGGTATGCGCAGACCTGGGGGGGCTGATTATAAAGCCCAGTCTATGTCTGGTGGAATGGCAAGAGGTTTAAAGAGAAAGATGGGGCAACCTTTCAAGCAGCCTGTAGGCTTTAACAAAAAACAGAAACTCTCAAAGCCTGGAGGAAATCCAAATGCTAAAGCTACACCTGCCCCCG AGCCTGTTGATCCTGAAGAGGAAGAAAAGCgacgaacagaagcaagaagagagAAGCAAAGACGTAGAAGAGAGAAAAACAGTGAAAAATACGGAGATGG AATGGCCTTCACATGTTCATTCTGCAAGTTTAGATCATTTGATGAAAAGGGTATTGAAGAGCATTTGGAGAGCCCAGCTCACCAGGAGATGCTGGATCATATTCAAAAACAAACCAAATTTGACAAACCTGTTATGGAGTTCTTGCAT GAGTGTATTGTAAACAAGTTCAAGAAGACTGCAGCACGTAAAGCACAGTCCACCCAAAATGAGGCCGCAAAAGCTCCAGAGAAAGATATTATGGAAG GAGTTACTGCAGATGACCACATGATTAAAGTTGAAACTGTGCACTGCAGTGCTTGCAGCATCTACGTTCCTGCTTTGCATAGTTCTGTGCAGCTGCACCTCAAATCTGTTGATCACTCAAAGAGCAAATTG gcATATAAAGATCAAATAAAAAGAGAGAGCATTTTGACTGCAACAAGCATACTGAACAACCCACTTGTGAAGGCAAGATATGAACTTTATTTGAAG GGTGAAAATCCATTTGAGATTCAGACTGAGGAAGCCGCCCAAGCTGAATCTGCTGCTGAGGAAGCTGCTGAAGAGGTCCCTGTCGATACTGGTGCAACTGAAATTACAGGAGAACAAGAAACTGAAGACTTTACTGCAGACCCACTGTCGACTTCTGATGATATATAG